AATACACCACCATGATTTATTTGTACGGCGCCAGCGGCCATGCCAAAGTAATATTAGAGATCCTGGAACACCAGGGTACTAAAGCCGCCGGATTGTTTGATGATAATCAGGAGTTACATTCGTTGTGGGAGTATGAAGTACACCGGTATGCTCCGGAATGGAACAGCAAAATTAGCGGAATGCTGATTGCCCTGGGGAACAATAATGTCCGTAAACTGATTGCAGAGAAATTGAATGTACCATTTATAAAAGGTATTCATCCTGGAGCTTCTGTATCCGGCAGGGCGGTACTCGGAGACGGATCGGTCGTGATGGCGGGAGTTACCATCAATGCAGATGCTGTGATAGGCAGACATTGTATTATTAATACCAATGCATCTGTAGATCATGATTGCGCAATAGAAGATTACGTACATATTTCACCTAATGTGGCGGTATGTGGTGGCGTTACGATTGGCGAAGGTGCTCATATTGGTGCCGGAGCTGTTATAAAGCCTGGTATAGTGATTGGCCGATGGGCGACAATCGGTGCAGGTTGTGTGGTAATCAGGGATGTGGCGGAAAACGCTGTGGTGATTGGTAATCCAGGAAAGGAAATGACACGACAATAATTTTAATCAGAAATAATGAACTCAAAAATCTGGCTTTCCTCGCCACATATGGGTGGAGAGGAACTGAACTTTGTAAATGAGGCATTTGCTGCGAACTGGATTGCCCCTTTAGGACCTAATGTAGATGGATTTGAGGCAGAGCTGTCGGGCATTACAGGCGTAAAGCATGTAGCTGCATTGTCCTCAGGAACTGCTGCACTGCACCTTGCATTGATACTGGCGGGTGTGGGAAGAGAAGATGAAGTAATTTGTCAGAGTATGACATTTTCTGCATCGGCTAACCCTATTATGTATGTAGGGGCCTTACCGGTTTTTGTGGATAGTGAAAAAGATACCTGGAATATGGATCCTGCATTACTGGAAGATGCTATTCTGGACAGGATAAAACAGGGTAAAAAGCCAAAAGCTATTATTGTTGTGCACCTGTATGGAATGCCTGCAAAGATGGATGAGATCCTCACCATCGCACGTAAATACGAAATTGCCCTGATCGAGGATGCTGCAGAAGCCCTGGGTTCTTCTTACAAAGGTACAGCATGTGGTGCGTTTGGTGATTATGGTATCCTGAGTTTTAATGGTAATAAGATCATCACTACCAGCGGTGGCGGCGCACTGATCAGCAATGATGAGAATGCTGTGAAGCATGCGCGTTTCCTGGCTACACAGGCGAGGGACAACGCTCCTCACTATCAGCATAGTCATGTAGGATATAATTATAGAATGAGCAATATCTGCGCAGGTATTGGTCGCGGTCAGCTGAAAGTACTTGATGAGCGCGTGAAACAGCGCCGGGCAAATAAAGCATATTATAGTGAAGTGCTGGGGCCGCTGCCCGGTGTCAGTTTTCTGGAGGAAGTTGAAGGTTCATTCAGTAATTTCTGGCTGACTACGCTAGTAATTGACCCAACGGTAAGTAAAGGTGTGACAAGAGAGCAGATTAGACTGGCATTGGATGCGGATAATATAGAGTCGAGGCCGCTTTGGAAACCTATGCATTTACAACCTGTATTTACAGGTGCACCAGCTTATGTAAACGGTAATTCAGAATCGTTATTTAATACAGGCTTATGTTTGCCTAGTGGGTCGAATTTAACCCGTGCAGATTTAGAACGTGTAACAAATATTGTGACAAATCTGTTCGATTAAAATAGCATATTTATCTGTTAAAAGAGGGCTTCCGGCAATGGAGGCCCTCTTTTTTCGTATTTAGAAGTTACCAAGTCATTATTTTTTATGGATTTTAATATTTAAAATTTTAATATATAGAAATATGCTATATTTTTAGGTTGGCATCAGCCATCCTATGTAAACTATTTCCTTTTAATGGTCGTGAATCCATTAATTGAGTGAACAGCTATTTTAATTATCCTATGAAAACACAAACTCAGAGCACGGCATCTGTACGTAATGTGTATTATTTTTTTATTCGTGCTATCTTAATTTTAACCATTATTAGTCCGGTATGCAAAACTTTAACGGCACAAGATATCGAAATCCGAAACCCTTCATTTGAAGGGCCTGTTGACAAGGCATTAGTGCCTCCTGAATGGCTGATTGGGAGTAAATCTCCGGATACCCAACCAGGTATTAATGGGGTTAATAAGGTCGCTTCAGATGGGAATACCTATGTAGGTGCCATGCATGGGAGTACATGGGATGAAACCTATGGGCAGAAGTTATCGACTCCACTAAAAGCAGGAAAGATCTACACGTTTAGTTTCGATATGGCATTTGCCCCTTTTTATTTCTCAAATATCTGCTTCGGTTCGCTTGGCATCTATGGGGGAAATTGTATCAACTGCAAGGAAGATACGTTGTGGACCTCCGGTGTGTTTTATAATACTGACTGGCAGAGAAAGGTAGTGACTATCCGGCCCCGAATGGATTGTGATTATTTATTGTTTAGCCCTTATCTGGAAGGTAACTGTGATTCTTCTTTTTATTCGGATGTGCTCGTAGATAATTTGTCACCCACCATAAAAGAGGTGCCTCAAATCGAAGTATCTGTCAGCAATGCCTGCAGGAGCTCTAATAATGGTTCTGTCAAAGTGAAGGTGAAGGGCGGAAAAGGTCCATATAAGTATGATTGGAATCCTGGCCGTTATCATGATGCTGCCATATCACATCTGGCATCCGGGAGGTATACTGTGAAAGTAACGGGTGCAAATGGCATAAGTGTTGAACAGGAGGTGGTGATTGGTGAGTATGTGGTAAAGGCGACCGCATCTTTAATTAATAGCAGTTGCTATAATTCTGATAATGGGGCCATTTATATGTCTGCTTCAGGTGGTGTGGTGCCATATGCATTTAGTATTGATGAGAACACAGGCTTTGTTTATAATAATAGGTTTACCGGTCTTGCTGCGGGCACTTATAATATGCGGGTAAGAGATGCTGCGAATTGCCTGGTAGAGGTTAATAACCTGTCCATTAAGGAACCTGATGAACTGAAAATAATGGCTGTCACGCCGACGAATATTTCGTGCAATACATTGCAGAATGGATCGATTACATTGAGTGTGAGCGGTGGTTCACCGGCATATACTTATGAAATAATAGGGAGTGAACCAGTGCAGACGGATAGTGTGTTCAGGGGTTTGAATGAGGGTAAATACAGGTTCAGGGTGACGGATGACAACCAGTGTTACGTGGAAGGAGAGGGGGAGGTTTCCAGGGATGCACGAGATTGTGCGCTGTACCTGCCTACGGCTTTTAGCCCCAATGGAGATGGAAAGAACGATCTGTTCAGGGCGGTGGTCCATGATAATGTGTCTTCATTCAGACTTGCGGTATATGGAAGATGGGGTCAGTTGATCTTTGAAAGCAGAAATCCGGATGTTGGCTGGGATGGCACGTCTAGAGGAGATATAATGCCGGCAGGGCATTATGTATATATGGTCACTTATACGGACAGTCATGGGCAGGATATGAAGCAGACCGGAACCCTGGTGCTGGTGAGGTGAGTTTGGACTATGTTGATAGCCGGAACCTGGTGTAGGATGAGGTGATAATGGGAATTATAGATCCAAATGGAAAAATGACCGATCTGGATCATGGTAAAAAAAAGATCAGCGAAACTATAGGCTGGCAGAAGTTTTGGCAGAATAGGGCAAAATATATATTTTTGCCTTGCCCCAATGCTATGAAGACTATTGGGGTTTTTTTAACTGTACCAAAAGCTCTGTTATGCTTTTTAACTCCTTTCAGTTCCTGATTTTTTTTCCACTTGTTACAATAATCTATTTTTTACTGCCCCATAAGTTGAGATGGTTTCATCTATTATTGTCCAGCTGTGTCTTTTATGCAGCATTCATTCCTGTTTACATTCTGATCCTTTTCTTCACCATCCTGATTGATTATTTTGCGGGTATTGCAATAGAGAATTCGCAGGGGAGCAGACGGAAACTTTTTCTAACCACCAGTATCATTGCAAATGTAGGTGTGTTGGCGGTATTCAAATACTATAATTTTTTCACGAACAATATCAATGAGCTGTTAAACCAGCTGCATATTACTGCACATGGTTTGCCCTTATTAAATATGATCCTGCCGATAGGATTGTCTTTCCATACATTTCAGGCAATGAGTTATACCATTGAAGTGTACAGAGGCAACCAAAAGGCAGAACGGCATTTGGGTATTTATGCCTTGTATGTCATGTTTTACCCACAGTTGGTAGCAGGTCCGATTGAGCGGCCACAGAATATTTTGCATCAGTTTTATGAAAAGCATTCGCCTGATGCAACCCTGATAGAATATGGGTTGAGAAAGATGTTGTGGGGGCTGGTCATGAAGGTGGTGATTGCAGACCGGGTAGCCATATTTGTGAATGCGATTTATAACAATGTACCTGAGAATAATGGTACTATGTTACTGCTCGCTTCTTTCTTTTTTGCCATTCAGATCTATTGTGATTTTGCAGGTTATTCATATATCGCTATCGGTGCCGCACAAGTGATGGGTTTTGACCTGATGACAAATTTTAAACGCCCCTATTTTTCCACTTCTATTGATATGTTCTGGAAGCGTTGGCACATTTCTTTGTCAACCTGGTTCAGAGATTATCTGTACATTTCTTTAGGCGGTAACAGGGTGCCTGTTCCAAGATGGTATTTCAATCTCTTTGTTGTATTTGTGGTAAGTGGCCTGTGGCATGGAGCCAACTGGACCTATATCATCTGGGGTGCATTAAATGGCTTCTACCTGATCTTTGCAATTGTATCAAAGAAATGGAGAGATGCCTTTAACAGGATGACCCTTATCAGCAAGAATCCGATTATTTTCAGGATCATACAAATCGTAACTACATTTTGTCTCGTCACGTTTGCCTGGATATTTTTCAGAGCAAATACGGTGACTGATGCATTTCTGATAGTGAAGAAGATCTTTACAGAA
This window of the Chitinophaga sancti genome carries:
- a CDS encoding DegT/DnrJ/EryC1/StrS family aminotransferase; protein product: MNSKIWLSSPHMGGEELNFVNEAFAANWIAPLGPNVDGFEAELSGITGVKHVAALSSGTAALHLALILAGVGREDEVICQSMTFSASANPIMYVGALPVFVDSEKDTWNMDPALLEDAILDRIKQGKKPKAIIVVHLYGMPAKMDEILTIARKYEIALIEDAAEALGSSYKGTACGAFGDYGILSFNGNKIITTSGGGALISNDENAVKHARFLATQARDNAPHYQHSHVGYNYRMSNICAGIGRGQLKVLDERVKQRRANKAYYSEVLGPLPGVSFLEEVEGSFSNFWLTTLVIDPTVSKGVTREQIRLALDADNIESRPLWKPMHLQPVFTGAPAYVNGNSESLFNTGLCLPSGSNLTRADLERVTNIVTNLFD
- a CDS encoding MBOAT family O-acyltransferase; the protein is MRWFHLLLSSCVFYAAFIPVYILILFFTILIDYFAGIAIENSQGSRRKLFLTTSIIANVGVLAVFKYYNFFTNNINELLNQLHITAHGLPLLNMILPIGLSFHTFQAMSYTIEVYRGNQKAERHLGIYALYVMFYPQLVAGPIERPQNILHQFYEKHSPDATLIEYGLRKMLWGLVMKVVIADRVAIFVNAIYNNVPENNGTMLLLASFFFAIQIYCDFAGYSYIAIGAAQVMGFDLMTNFKRPYFSTSIDMFWKRWHISLSTWFRDYLYISLGGNRVPVPRWYFNLFVVFVVSGLWHGANWTYIIWGALNGFYLIFAIVSKKWRDAFNRMTLISKNPIIFRIIQIVTTFCLVTFAWIFFRANTVTDAFLIVKKIFTELGPLALNSSQVLTMLYAFSGITLLFLVELYMEYSSREVPLLQHSSVYVKYASYAMGIVYILLFGVFDGGQFIYFQF
- a CDS encoding T9SS type B sorting domain-containing protein; the encoded protein is MKTQTQSTASVRNVYYFFIRAILILTIISPVCKTLTAQDIEIRNPSFEGPVDKALVPPEWLIGSKSPDTQPGINGVNKVASDGNTYVGAMHGSTWDETYGQKLSTPLKAGKIYTFSFDMAFAPFYFSNICFGSLGIYGGNCINCKEDTLWTSGVFYNTDWQRKVVTIRPRMDCDYLLFSPYLEGNCDSSFYSDVLVDNLSPTIKEVPQIEVSVSNACRSSNNGSVKVKVKGGKGPYKYDWNPGRYHDAAISHLASGRYTVKVTGANGISVEQEVVIGEYVVKATASLINSSCYNSDNGAIYMSASGGVVPYAFSIDENTGFVYNNRFTGLAAGTYNMRVRDAANCLVEVNNLSIKEPDELKIMAVTPTNISCNTLQNGSITLSVSGGSPAYTYEIIGSEPVQTDSVFRGLNEGKYRFRVTDDNQCYVEGEGEVSRDARDCALYLPTAFSPNGDGKNDLFRAVVHDNVSSFRLAVYGRWGQLIFESRNPDVGWDGTSRGDIMPAGHYVYMVTYTDSHGQDMKQTGTLVLVR
- a CDS encoding acetyltransferase, which encodes MIYLYGASGHAKVILEILEHQGTKAAGLFDDNQELHSLWEYEVHRYAPEWNSKISGMLIALGNNNVRKLIAEKLNVPFIKGIHPGASVSGRAVLGDGSVVMAGVTINADAVIGRHCIINTNASVDHDCAIEDYVHISPNVAVCGGVTIGEGAHIGAGAVIKPGIVIGRWATIGAGCVVIRDVAENAVVIGNPGKEMTRQ